In a genomic window of Paracoccaceae bacterium:
- a CDS encoding SGNH/GDSL hydrolase family protein yields MVRARLRAAALSPVLAFQAMKVISKTPRLPEPEGPRVGRVGSGPDLRVLIVGDSSAAGVGADHQLEALSGRLTHALAANFSVSWQLVAKTGMTTRKMPGYLKKNAQLRFDIAVTALGVNDVTRLVAPMTWVAQTNAFHQVLENDFGVRRIYVTAVPPMAKFPSIPDPLAGFLGDRASLMNAAQQRGLDTHGSARLVDPDWGFDDTMMASDRFHPGPRLYARWGSAMARHILNDLPDGGLGRS; encoded by the coding sequence ATGGTAAGAGCGCGATTGCGAGCGGCAGCCCTTTCGCCCGTGTTGGCCTTTCAAGCCATGAAGGTCATCAGCAAAACCCCGCGTCTGCCCGAACCCGAAGGCCCGCGTGTTGGGCGTGTTGGATCTGGCCCGGACCTAAGGGTTCTGATCGTTGGCGATTCCTCGGCCGCCGGGGTGGGTGCTGATCATCAGTTGGAGGCGCTCAGCGGGCGGCTCACGCATGCATTGGCCGCAAATTTTTCCGTAAGTTGGCAACTTGTTGCAAAGACCGGGATGACCACTCGTAAAATGCCGGGCTATCTGAAGAAAAATGCTCAGTTGCGGTTTGATATCGCCGTGACTGCCCTTGGCGTGAACGATGTAACCCGGCTTGTCGCCCCCATGACTTGGGTTGCACAAACCAACGCGTTTCATCAGGTCCTGGAAAACGATTTTGGCGTTAGGCGGATCTATGTGACAGCAGTGCCGCCGATGGCCAAGTTCCCGTCAATCCCTGATCCCCTGGCGGGATTCCTCGGGGATCGCGCATCCTTGATGAACGCAGCGCAGCAACGGGGGCTTGATACGCATGGCTCAGCCCGGCTTGTCGATCCGGACTGGGGTTTTGATGATACGATGATGGCCTCAGATCGCTTCCATCCGGGTCCGCGTCTCTATGCACGTTGGGGCAGCGCCATGGCGCGCCATATTCTCAATGATTTGCCTGATGGCGGACTTGGACGTTCCTGA